One stretch of Vigna radiata var. radiata cultivar VC1973A unplaced genomic scaffold, Vradiata_ver6 scaffold_565, whole genome shotgun sequence DNA includes these proteins:
- the LOC106779997 gene encoding V-type proton ATPase 16 kDa proteolipid subunit-like has protein sequence MAGFSGDETAPFFGFLGAAAALVFSCMGAAYGTAKSGVGVASMGVMRPELVMKSIVPVVMAGVLGIYGLIIAVIISTGINPKAKSYYLFDGYAHLSSGLACGLAGLSAGMAIGIVGDAGVRANAQQPKLFVGMILILIFAEALALYGLIVGIILSSRAGQSRAD, from the exons ATGGCAGGTTTCAGTGGCGACGAAACCGCTCCTTTCTTCGGCTTCCTCGGCGCTGCCGCGGCTCTCGTTTTCTCCT GTATGGGAGCAGCGTACGGAACTGCGAAGAGTGGGGTGGGAGTGGCGTCGATGGGTGTGATGAGGCCGGAGCTTGTGATGAAGTCGATAGTGCCGGTGGTTATGGCTGGAGTGTTGGGTATTTATGGGTTGATTATTGCGGTTATCATTAGTACCGGGATAAACCCCAAGGCTAAGTCTTACTATCTCTTTGATGGTTATGCCCACTTGTCCTCTGGCCTTGCCTGTGGCCTTGCTGGCCTCTCTGCTGGGATGGCCATTGGAATTGTTGGGGATGCTGGTGTTAG GGCTAATGCTCAGCAGCCGAAGCTGTTTGTTGGTATgattcttattttgatttttgctGAAGCTCTTGCGCTTTATGGCCTCATTGTGGGTATCATCCTCTCATCTCGGGCTGGCCAATCTCGCGCTGATTAA